Below is a genomic region from Myxococcus fulvus.
TGCTCGGTGGAGTGCGCCAGCTCCGGGCGCAGCACCTTCACCGCCACGCGCTTGCCGATGAGCGGCTGGATGCCCTCGTACACCAGCCCCATGCCGCCCACGCCCACCCGAGCGCGCAGCTCGTACTCACCAAGCTTCAGGCCGATGAGCGGGTCCCTCATGGACTCCGCCGAGGCCTCCAGGGTGCTCTGCACGATGACCTTCGGCTCGTCGGCCTCCGGCGATGCCGGTGCCGGCGGTGGGACGTGGAACGCAGCGAGTGCCACGGTGCCATCCCGCGGGCACACACCGGTGTCGGCGGGGACGGGAAGACCACAGGTTTCGCAGTTCAGCTCGGAAGCCATCTCGGGAAGAAAGGCCAGCGTAGCAAGACCGGGAGGGGGGCGCGATGGGCTTCGGACCTGGGTGCAGGGCGAGCGTTCAGGCGACGCACACCCCAAGTGTCCCCGACGCCCCTCCAGCGTCGGTCAGCCGACGGATGTCCCTACGGCGAGGTCGGGCAGCCCCACGTCGGTACGGACGCGCCGGGTTCGCCCGCAGGGCCCGTGCTCGGTCCACCATCGCCGCCCGGACCCTGGGTGATGGTCGTCCCCGCGTCGTCCTGCGTCACCTGCGAGCGTGTGCACCAGATGCCCACCGAGGGGCCGCCGCCACCACCGCCGCCAGGCCCACCCGCGCCTCCGTTGCCGCCCTTGCCGCCCGCGCCTCCGGCGCCACTGCGGTAGGTCATGTCTTCGAGGTTGGTGCGCGGCACGATGGGACCACCCTCACCACCGGGTCCCCCGAGTCCACCCGCGCCGCCCCGCCCGCCCGCGCCGCCGCCGAGCGTCTCGATGGACGTGGCCGTCTCCAACGCCACGTTCGAGTCGAACACCAGCAGGCCGATGGAGGCACCGCCACCACCGCCGCCCTGGCCGCCCTGGCCGCCGCAGCCACCCGCGCCGCCGCCGCTGCCTCCGGGGCTGGCGGGCTCGGGGAGCTGGGGGTCCGACTGGATGGTGCAACTGCCACCACTGCCGCCACCACCACCGCCCGTGCCGGACCGCCCCGCCTCACCCGCGCCTCCGTTCTGGCCCGTGCCCACCGTCCACGTCCCGTCGACCTCCGACAAGGTCCCCATTCCCGCGCCGAGCGTGCCCGCGTCCCCGGGGATGCCCGCGATGCCCGCGTCTCCCGCGAAGCCGTCGCCAGCGGCACAACTGCAGGTGGAGGGGGAGGCGCTACAGTCCTTCACGTCATGGCGTCCACCGGCGCCGCCCGTGCCTCCCGTGGGAGGGTCTCCCGCTTGAGGCTGTCCCGGGGCTCCCATGATGCCCGCGGCCTTGTGGACTCCGGGAGCGCCGTCTCCGCCAGCGCGCGAGCCCTCGCCGGGGCACGCCAGGTTGATGCCTCCAACGCCGCCGTCACCCGGGATGAGCGGGCCGCCATCGGGCGTCGTGCCGCCCTCGCCGCCGTCGGGGCCCGGTGCACCGGCGTCCCCGTTCGCGCCATCCTGGCCCGCGGCGCCGTGTCCGGCCGTGAGCACGGTGTGGCGCAGCCGCACGTCCGAGCCGATGACGCGCAGGGCGATGGAGGGCTGTCCCGGCGCCTGTCCATCCGCGGAGCGCACGCGCAGGTACTCCAGCACGATGCCCGCGTCGGACAAGCCGCGCACGGTGAGCGCGGTGGGGCCGGCCTCCAGCTGGGCCACCTGGGTGCCGGCGCGGCGCCAGCCGCCATCGCGCCCCGCGTAGCCGCCGTGGAGCGAGACGGGCACGTCCAGCGTCAGCTCACCCTCCTGGTACGCCCCGCCCGCCAGGTACACCCGCGTGGGCGCGCCGCCGTCCCACTGGCGCACGAGCGACAGCGCGTGGCCGAGCGTGCGCAGCGGCGCGTCGCGCGTGCCGGTGCCGTTGACGTCGTCGCCCGTCACGGGGTCGACGAACAGGCCCTCGCTGGCGCGGCCATCCACGCCGTCGCAGTCGGAGTCCTCGAAGGTGTCGTCCGGGGTGTCGTCGATGGCGGTGTTGGGGATGCAGCGCCCGGCGTCGGGCACCTGCTCGCACCGGCCCTCGTCGAGGCAGCGCTTCCGGGCGGCGTCGAAGTCGTAGCAACCGCCGGCGGCGAGCACCGCGCCGAGCGCCGCGCCCAGGGCGCCGAGCGTCCAGGTCTTCCGCATGGGTCCTCTCGAGGTCATGGCCACGTCCCGGACAGGCCCACCATGGCGCCACCCGACGTCACGGCGGCGGAGGGGACGACCTTCGCGGGAGGGTCGTCCTCCGGCCACAGGAACATCACCGCGCCGGCGACGAGCCCCGCCGCGCCCAGCCCGAAGGCCACGCGGCTCACCGTCTGCGCGCTCTTGCCCTGGGACACCAGCGCGTCCGAGTCCCGCAAGGGGATGTCCGCGCCGCCGGTCTCCAGCGTGTCGTAGCGGTCCTTGGCCTTCAGGTAGAACACCGTCCCCACGCCCGCGAGCACCACGCCGCCCGCCGCGGGCAGCCAGGACCAGCGTCGCGCGGAGGAGGTCCGCGCGATGGCGGGCTCCGTCGGCACGGGCGCTGGCTGGGCGCCGGGCTCGGAGGTGCCGGGCCGGGTCACTCGCGCGGGCGGGGGCACGTCATCGATGCGCGGCGCAGGGGGCGGTGGCCGCAGCGCACGCAGCGTCGCGGGCAGCACCACGTCCATCGTCTGCGTGAGCGCGTCCAGCAGGCTGTCCTCGAGCACGTCGGAGACGGAGTGCTCGGCGATGAGCGCGCCGTCCTTCGCCGCGTGGGTCTTCATGCTCGCGCGGTAGCCCTGGGGCTTTCGCACCAGCTCCGTGACGAGCACGACCTCCGCCTGGCTGACGTTTCCCAGCCATTGGAGGCAGGGCGCCTCGGTGCGCTTGCAGCGCAGGAGCGCGCGCCGCTTCGTCGCGGGCAGCTTGCGGGTGACGTTGTCCATCCGGATGACGAGCACGCCTCGCGACTCGAGCTGCTCCGTGATGTGCTCGCGCGCGAAATCCACGACGTGGGTGGGAGTTCCCGTCGCGTCCGGGGGCGCGACCAACACGCTCAAGGGCCCTTGTGGGGCGGGGAGCGTGGGCGCCTGGGATGCGACCACGGTGAAGACGGCGACGAGGGAGATCAACACGTGAGCACTTTCCCCCCGACACGACCTCCTCGCAAGAAGGGGAATCAGGGGCGACCCACCTCGGGTGGCGTCACGCTCGCGGGCGGTGCGTGCGGTGGCGGGGGACTCCACCACCCGGGTAGGGTGGTGGCGTCGTGACCCGAGGCCTCAGCGCCGAGGCCGCTCCGACGGAGCGGGGCGGATCTGCGTTTTCTCGGAGCCGCCCTGGGGCTCGGCCGTCGCGCCCGTGTCCTCGTCCTCGTCCTCGACGTGGGCGGGCATGGACGGCGGGGGCCTGCGCGCGGCGAGCGCGGGGCGGGCCCCGGGAGGCGGAGGCCTGGGCGGCGGCGTGCCTGGGCGACGCGGCGGCGGAGGCCGGCCCGCGTCGGTGAGCAGCTCCTCGTCCACCTCCACCTTGGCCTCGGCAGCGTGGTCCATGCCGCTGGCGAAGGGGCTGCGGGTGGGCGGCGGCGTCTTGTCGTCGTCGCTCTCGGGAGGAGGCGGCGGGCGCGCGGCGGGAGGTCGGGCGGCGGCCTGTCCCGCGGGCGGCGTGGCGCTGGCCGCCCTGGGCGGCGCGGCCGGCGTCGCGGGCTTCCCAGTGGGCAGGTTCGCGGGCACCTGCACCTGCACGGGCGCGGCGGCGGGCGCGGGCGCTCCACCGGCCTTGGCGGCCTTGGCCTCGCGCGCGTTCTGCTTGAGCTTCTCCTCGAAGGCGGACCACTCCTGCTTGAAGTGCGCGGGGTCCGGCTGTCCCTCCTCGCGGTGCTTCAGCGAGGGCGCCCACCGCACGGTGTACGACTCACCGGCGTGGAACGTGGGCGGAGGCGGCAGGCCGTAGGTGGCCGGGTCGAAGAACGAGTCCTCCAGGTCGTTGAAGCCGTACGCCTTCGCCTTGGCGACGAAGTTGGGGATGATGCCCGTGGGCGCGTGGTAGCCGAGGATGTGGTCGTCCTCGTCCTTGGCCACCGGCGTGAAGACGAAGATGTCCTGCGTGCGGTAGTCGCCCTTCTCGTTGAGCGGCAGCACCTCCGACAGGGCAATCGTCTTGCGGCTGCCGTCGTGCAGACGCTCGCAGCAGATGACGAAGTTGATGGCGCTGGCCACCTGCGCGCGCACGGCCACCATGGGCAGCTCCACGCCGGACATGAGGCACAGCGACTCGATGCGGCGCAGCGTGTCCGTGGGCGTGTTGGCGTGCGTGGTGGCCAGCGAGCCGCCGTGGCCCGTGTTCATCGCCTGCATCAGGTGGAACGCCTCGCCGCCGCGCACCTCGCCGACCACGATTCGGTCCGGACGCAGACGCAGCGCCGAGTGCAGCAGGTCTCCCATGTCCACGCCGCCCTTGCCGAACTTGTCCGGCGGACGGCTCTCGAAGGCGACCACGTGCGTCTGGTTGAGCTGGAGCTCGGCCGAGTCCTCGATGGTGAGGATGCGCTCCTCGTCGGGGATGAGCGACGAGACGATGTTGAGCAGCGTCGTCTTGCCGGAGCCCGTGCCGCCGGCCACCAGCATGTTGAGCTTGGTGGCGATGCCCGCCTCGATGAGCCGCGCCATCTGCGGCGTCAGCGAGCCGAACTTCAGGAGCGACTGGACGGTCAGCTTCTCCTTGAAGAACTTGCGGATGGAGATGGTGGTGCCGCGGCGGGCAATCGGCGGAATCACCACGTGGATGCGGCTGCCGTCCGGCAGGCGCGCGTCCAGGCGCGGGCGCTCGTCGGTGAGCATGCGGCCGACGAACTGGGCCATGTTGCGCGCGGCGCCGATGAGGCCTTCCTCGGTGAAGGCCGCGTCCGTCTTCGTCAGTCGGCCCTTCTTCTCGATCCACACGTCGGTGGGGCCGTTGATCATGATCTCCGACACCGCCTCGTCGTCCAGATAGGGCAGGACGGGCTTGAGGAAGGCGCGGAGTGACTCGGTGTACATCGTCATGGCGCCTCGCAGGCTAGCGCGCCCGGGGCCTTCCCCCCAAGAACCCGTCCCGCCCGCCCGGTCGCTTCCAGTGCGGCTGTCACCCCCTGGACGCCGGGACGAAAGCGATGGGCCCCCCGCGCGGGCGGTGCTTCAATGCCCGACCTCGCAGGTCGGACGGGGAGTCACACCATGTTGAAGGACGGGTTGCCGGAGGACTGGAAGCGGGAGCTCAAGTCCGCGCTCGATTCACCCTCGTTCCAGGAGCTGGAGCGCTTCGTCGCCCAGGAGCGCGAGGCGGCCACCATCTTCCCCGCGGAGGAGGACCTCTTCTCCGCCTTCCGGCTGACGCCCTACGCCGACGTGCGCGTGCTGCTCCTGGGCCAGGACCCGTACCATGGGCCCGGGCAGGCACACGGGCTGGCGTTCTCCGTGAAGCCCGGCGTGCCCTCGCCGCCCTCGCTGGTGAACATCTTCAAGGAGCTGGAGGCGGACGTGGGGGAGCCACGCCCCAAGACGGGCTCCCTCATCCCCTGGGCCGAGCAGGGCGTGCTGCTGCTCAACGCCGTGCTCACCGTGCGCCAGGCCCAGCCCAACAGCCACGCGGGCCACGGCTGGGAGGACTTCACCGACGCCGTCATCCGCGCCGTGAGCGCCAAGGAGGACGCCGTCGTCTTCCTCCTCTGGGGCAAGTACGCGCAGAAGAAGAAGAAGCTCATCGACGCGAAGCGCCACGTGGTCATCGAGGGCACCCACCCCTCGCCCCTGTCGGCCAGCAGCGGCTTCTTCGGCAGCAAACCCTTCAGCAAGGTGAACCAGGCCCTGGAGTCCAAGGGCCGGCCCCCGGTCGACTGGCGCCTGTCCCGGTGAAGCGGCGGGCCGCACCGCCCGTCCGGGCATGAAGGCCGTGCCTCCGGGACGAGGCTTGATACGGTGCGTCGCGACATGACCGCCGCCTTCGTCGCCGCCTCCACGCCCGAGCTGCTGGAACCCAACCTCTACCGCACCCGCTTCCACGCGGACTGGTACCAGGGGAGGGGGGCCTACGGCGGCGTGGTGGCGGGCACGGCGCTGCGCGCGCTGGAGCACACGCTGTCCGACGCGGCCCGGCCGGTGCGCTCCTTCACCATGCACTTCTGCTCCCCCGCGGTGGAGGGCGAGGCGCGGGTGCTGACGCGCATCGAGCGCGCCGGGAAGCTCGTCACCCACGCCACGGTGCGGGTGGAGAACGACGCGGGCGTGGTGGCCGTGGGCAGCGCGACTTTTGGTGCCTCGCGCGGCAACGCCCTCGAGTACCTGGAGCTCACGCCCCCCAAGGTGCCGCCTCCGCTGGAGGTGCCGGTGACGCCCGACGACGTGCCCATGCCGGACTTCTGCCGCCACTTCGAGTTCCGCTTCTGCCTGGGCTCGGCGCCGTACTCGGGCTCGGACGTGGCGGAGACGGGCGGCTGGCTCCGCCCCCGGCAGCCCACGGCGCTGGACGCGCCCCTGTGCGTGGGACTGATGGACGCCTACCCCCCGGCGGCCCTCTCCCGCGTGGACGGCTTCCGCCCGGCGGCCACGGTGGACTTCACCGTGCACTTCTTCCACCCGCTGCCCATGCCGGGGCTCGAGCCGGACGCCCACTTCCTGCGCACCGGCCGTTCGCGTCAGGCGGGCGAGGGCTACGCGGACGACTACCAGCAGCTGTGGACCGAGGACGGCGTGCTGCTGGCCCAGTGCCGCCAGCTCTTCGTCGTCATGGGCGGCTGAAGACCGGACGTCCTCCCTTCATCTGGTAGTGTCGGCGTCGTGCAAGTGCTCTCGGTCGTCGTCACCGTCATCGCCGCGCTGCTCGCGGCGGTGGGGGTCCTCTTCGTGGTCGCGGGCATCAAGGACGTCCTGCGCGCCACGCGCACCCGGCGCTGGCCCACCGCGCCCGGCACCATCCGCTCCGCCGAGGAGTTCGAGCGCCGCCTCCCCGCGCCCCCCATGGCCGAGCCCCGCGTCTTCTACGAGGCCGTCATCGAGTACGAGTACACCGTGGGCCGCGTCCTGGTCGGAACCACCGCCCTGCGCGTGGACCCCGCCGCGTACACGAACCCGGAGCACGCCCAGTCCATCCTCCGGCGCTATCCCCCAGGACAGGCCGTCCGGGTCGCCTACAACCCGGCGGACCCCACCGACGCGGTGCTGGAGCCCGGCGCGCACGCACCCAGCTTCGTGCGGCTGGGCGTGGGGCTGGGGCTGGTGGCGCTCGGCGCCTGCATGCCGCTGGTGGCGCGCTGGTTCGCGGCGCGCCTGTAGGAAAATCTCCGTCCTGGACGCAACTGATCCACGTCCCCCGCGACAATCCCCTCACATTCTTTCCCGGCCAGTCCCCGGCCGAGGTCCTCCATGAGCGATCGCTCCTCCATCCGTCGCGGTCAGCAGAACCCGGTTCGCACCAGCCAGACGTCGCAGAACGCCGCGGTGGTGAAGAACACGACCACGGAGAAGGTCGTCAAGGACACCAACACGGGCGTCCAGACCACCTTCGACAACGGCCGGCTCCAGAGCCACTTCGAGCGTGAGAAGAGCACCACGCAGAACTGGAACACCAGCTACAGCACCGAGTCCCAGCATGAGTCCACGGGCCGCGTGACGGGCGCCATGGCGAGCCTGCTGGGCGCCATCCCGAAGGTCGGCATCGACGGCCAGTTCACCAAGGGCGCGGCGGTCAAGAAGTTCGAGGGCGGCTTCGGCGACGCCAACAGCGTGGCCCAGGGCTACGGCAAGGTGAGCCTGCTCGAGGCCGAGCTCAAGGGCTCCGGCGAGGTGGGCATCGAGGGCGGCAAGCTGTTCGCCCGCGGCGACCTGGACGCGAAGGCCACGCTGGTGGACGCCGAGGGCACGCTGCGCGCGGGTGTCGGCCCCATCCAGGCGGAGCTGCAGGGCAAGGCGTGGGTGGGCGCGAAGGCGGGTCTCCACGGTGAAGTGACGGTGGACCCCATCAACGGCAAGTACGCGGCCCGCGTCGGTGGTGACGCGTTCATCGGCGCCCGCGCCGGTGCCACGGGCACGGTGAAGCTGGGCGACTACGGCGGCGTCACGGGCCGTGCGGAGGCCTGGGCCGGTGTGGGTGTCTCGGCCCGTGCCGAGGCCAGCTGGGACAACGGCCGCTTCAAGGCCCGCGTGGACTTCGGCGCGGCCCTGGGCGTGGGCTTCAAGCTCGGCTTCGACGTGGACATCAACTTCGGCAAGATTGCCGACGCGGTGAAGAGCGTCGTCGAGAAGCCCATCGAAGTGGCCAAGAATGTGGTGAAGTCCGTCGGCAACTTCTTCAAGGGGCTGTTTGGCTGATGGCGGAGACCGCCAGGTACGACGCACTTCTCGCAGCCGGGGAGCTGGACCAGGCACGCCGGGAGGCCGAGGCCGCGCTCAAGCGCGATGCTTCGGACCTGGCGGCCCGGGTCGCGCTCGCCCGGCTCGCGGCATTCGATGGCAACGAGGCCCAGGCCGAGTCATGGCTCGCGGGCGTGAGCGCGGAGGAGCCGGACGTGCAGCTGGTCCGGGCCGCGCTGCTCACCCGGCGAGGTGACGCGGCCGGCGCCCTGGCGCTCTACCGCAAGGTGGCGAAGGCGCGGCCCCAGAAGGCCGAGGCCTGGTTCGGCCAGGGCTACCTCCTGGCGGAGCAGGGCGACAACGCCGGCGCGCGCACCGCGCTCGAGCAGGCGGTGAAGCTGTCGCCGAGCACGGCCATCCATCACTTCCACCTGGGGCGCGTGCTCTTCGCCCAGGAGAACCTGAAGGACGGCTTC
It encodes:
- a CDS encoding CpaF family protein — protein: MTMYTESLRAFLKPVLPYLDDEAVSEIMINGPTDVWIEKKGRLTKTDAAFTEEGLIGAARNMAQFVGRMLTDERPRLDARLPDGSRIHVVIPPIARRGTTISIRKFFKEKLTVQSLLKFGSLTPQMARLIEAGIATKLNMLVAGGTGSGKTTLLNIVSSLIPDEERILTIEDSAELQLNQTHVVAFESRPPDKFGKGGVDMGDLLHSALRLRPDRIVVGEVRGGEAFHLMQAMNTGHGGSLATTHANTPTDTLRRIESLCLMSGVELPMVAVRAQVASAINFVICCERLHDGSRKTIALSEVLPLNEKGDYRTQDIFVFTPVAKDEDDHILGYHAPTGIIPNFVAKAKAYGFNDLEDSFFDPATYGLPPPPTFHAGESYTVRWAPSLKHREEGQPDPAHFKQEWSAFEEKLKQNAREAKAAKAGGAPAPAAAPVQVQVPANLPTGKPATPAAPPRAASATPPAGQAAARPPAARPPPPPESDDDKTPPPTRSPFASGMDHAAEAKVEVDEELLTDAGRPPPPRRPGTPPPRPPPPGARPALAARRPPPSMPAHVEDEDEDTGATAEPQGGSEKTQIRPAPSERPRR
- the ung gene encoding uracil-DNA glycosylase, with product MLKDGLPEDWKRELKSALDSPSFQELERFVAQEREAATIFPAEEDLFSAFRLTPYADVRVLLLGQDPYHGPGQAHGLAFSVKPGVPSPPSLVNIFKELEADVGEPRPKTGSLIPWAEQGVLLLNAVLTVRQAQPNSHAGHGWEDFTDAVIRAVSAKEDAVVFLLWGKYAQKKKKLIDAKRHVVIEGTHPSPLSASSGFFGSKPFSKVNQALESKGRPPVDWRLSR
- a CDS encoding acyl-CoA thioesterase — protein: MRRDMTAAFVAASTPELLEPNLYRTRFHADWYQGRGAYGGVVAGTALRALEHTLSDAARPVRSFTMHFCSPAVEGEARVLTRIERAGKLVTHATVRVENDAGVVAVGSATFGASRGNALEYLELTPPKVPPPLEVPVTPDDVPMPDFCRHFEFRFCLGSAPYSGSDVAETGGWLRPRQPTALDAPLCVGLMDAYPPAALSRVDGFRPAATVDFTVHFFHPLPMPGLEPDAHFLRTGRSRQAGEGYADDYQQLWTEDGVLLAQCRQLFVVMGG
- a CDS encoding DUF3592 domain-containing protein, with the translated sequence MQVLSVVVTVIAALLAAVGVLFVVAGIKDVLRATRTRRWPTAPGTIRSAEEFERRLPAPPMAEPRVFYEAVIEYEYTVGRVLVGTTALRVDPAAYTNPEHAQSILRRYPPGQAVRVAYNPADPTDAVLEPGAHAPSFVRLGVGLGLVALGACMPLVARWFAARL